The Neobacillus sp. PS3-34 genome has a window encoding:
- a CDS encoding Gp49 family protein, whose amino-acid sequence MSIESICPKCGEINNVDHKGEKILIVTCKNNHIYDHIVIPYSRTVGIKDERRIKLEEMIVEKKFHRMSDKSTICLLIFENGYEVEGRSTVRDVADFRLVIGKDRAYEHALKNAMVALGAYLV is encoded by the coding sequence ATGTCTATAGAAAGTATTTGTCCAAAATGCGGAGAGATTAATAATGTAGACCATAAAGGAGAAAAAATTCTAATAGTAACTTGTAAGAATAACCATATCTATGACCATATAGTAATCCCCTATTCTAGAACTGTTGGGATTAAGGATGAAAGACGAATTAAGTTAGAGGAAATGATTGTTGAGAAAAAATTTCACCGTATGAGCGATAAATCAACTATTTGCCTTCTAATCTTTGAAAATGGTTATGAAGTAGAGGGACGTTCAACTGTTCGAGATGTGGCTGATTTCCGCTTAGTTATAGGTAAAGATAGAGCATATGAACATGCATTAAAGAACGCTATGGTAGCGTTGGGAGCATACTTAGTGTAA
- a CDS encoding ferritin-like domain-containing protein produces the protein MYDQQAFQQSLQLIAEAVQGEKEDQIFYDYLITKAPTKEHKEIITSIRNDEIRHNKLFKEMYKNLTGHDVVLKKEEEFKPPATFKEGIKNAMFGELKAMEKYRVIRQGLPYRYYRDIVFGILTDELKHADLYNFINTEIYAGSINENADTLEKTPDEWIRYTEFLVNEGLKDLKRGINSTHVLQEFILMGVLVGKGYSPEKAFETVEEWEKTGKSKLLQQSKSMRP, from the coding sequence ATGTATGATCAACAAGCATTTCAACAGTCTTTGCAATTGATAGCAGAGGCTGTGCAAGGGGAAAAAGAAGACCAGATTTTTTATGATTATTTAATTACAAAAGCACCGACAAAAGAACATAAAGAAATCATTACATCCATCAGGAACGATGAAATACGACATAATAAACTATTTAAGGAAATGTATAAAAATTTAACAGGGCATGATGTTGTTTTAAAGAAGGAAGAAGAATTTAAGCCACCTGCAACATTTAAGGAAGGTATTAAAAATGCCATGTTTGGTGAATTAAAAGCGATGGAAAAGTATCGTGTTATTCGACAAGGACTGCCCTATCGATATTACAGAGACATCGTATTTGGAATTCTAACAGATGAACTCAAACATGCAGATTTATATAATTTTATTAATACAGAAATTTATGCCGGTAGTATTAATGAAAACGCAGATACTCTAGAAAAGACGCCAGATGAGTGGATACGTTACACAGAATTTTTGGTAAATGAAGGCTTAAAGGATTTAAAAAGAGGAATTAATTCCACGCATGTCCTTCAAGAATTTATATTAATGGGCGTTCTTGTAGGGAAAGGATATTCTCCTGAAAAGGCCTTTGAAACGGTGGAAGAATGGGAAAAAACAGGGAAATCTAAACTTCTTCAACAAAGCAAGAGTATGCGGCCATAG
- a CDS encoding GNAT family N-acetyltransferase, protein MIRSAMEVDAEAIIDIRNSIILSENTTKFFVSNNISTNVEKEADKIRKNIENGNLFIVYEVDRKVVGYLVFNRYEQQRLQHAGSMSMAISEEFCNQGIGTKLITFLLDWAKKQENVEKICLGVVSINDRAIKVYERMGFLEEGRQINQIKYEDGSYSDDIVMAYYLKQN, encoded by the coding sequence GTGATCAGGTCAGCTATGGAAGTAGATGCTGAAGCGATTATTGATATTCGAAATAGTATTATTTTATCAGAAAATACTACAAAATTTTTTGTTTCAAATAATATATCAACCAATGTAGAAAAAGAAGCAGATAAAATACGGAAAAACATTGAGAACGGTAATCTTTTTATTGTTTATGAAGTGGATCGTAAAGTTGTCGGCTATTTAGTATTCAATCGTTATGAACAGCAACGATTACAACATGCTGGGTCAATGAGTATGGCCATAAGCGAGGAATTTTGCAATCAAGGAATCGGGACGAAGCTCATTACGTTCCTATTAGATTGGGCAAAAAAACAGGAAAACGTAGAAAAAATTTGCTTAGGTGTAGTTTCTATTAATGATAGGGCGATTAAAGTTTATGAGCGTATGGGGTTTTTAGAGGAAGGAAGACAAATAAATCAAATTAAATATGAAGATGGTTCGTATAGTGATGATATAGTAATGGCTTATTATCTTAAACAGAATTAA
- a CDS encoding VOC family protein has protein sequence MNSPILNQIGTVFIPVSNIEQARDWYCDILGLRADVEILFGHLYVIPMNGTGIVLDSKIYSEENIVKTPLFHFNTENIEEAYQYMKEKNVHLLTEIEHDHYFNFSDPDGNHLMICKC, from the coding sequence TTGAATAGCCCTATATTAAATCAAATCGGAACGGTCTTTATTCCAGTTAGCAACATAGAACAAGCTCGAGATTGGTATTGTGACATTTTAGGTTTACGAGCAGATGTAGAAATCCTTTTCGGTCATCTTTATGTCATACCAATGAATGGTACGGGAATTGTATTAGATAGTAAGATTTATTCAGAAGAAAATATCGTAAAAACCCCCTTATTTCATTTCAATACAGAAAATATTGAAGAAGCATATCAGTATATGAAGGAAAAGAATGTTCATTTATTAACTGAAATTGAACATGATCACTATTTTAATTTTAGTGACCCTGATGGAAATCATCTAATGATTTGTAAGTGTTAA
- a CDS encoding SDR family NAD(P)-dependent oxidoreductase: MQKALVLGASGGMGYSIVKELSSRGIMVTAFARTREKLERLFADDANITICTGDVFRLEDLDRAANGVDIIFQSSNIPYIDWKEKLPIMMSNILQTSEKHSTKLAIVDNIYAYGRSLGEKASEKTEKNPHTKKGNIRLQVENLVKESKVPALIAHFPDFYGPNAENTILNYTLLNVVKDKKASYVGNQCIPREFIYTLDGAKAIVSLSLQEKAYGQNWNIPGYGIITGEEMIKTIREITGYQKGVSTVSKNMIRFMGLFNRQMREVVEMFYLNEEPVVLDGEKYEKLIRPIPRTSYREGLRQTIEYMKQNATI, translated from the coding sequence ATGCAAAAAGCATTAGTATTAGGTGCTTCAGGTGGTATGGGATATTCCATTGTAAAGGAATTATCGAGTAGAGGAATAATGGTGACAGCGTTCGCACGCACTCGTGAAAAATTAGAGAGACTTTTTGCGGACGATGCCAATATCACTATCTGTACAGGAGATGTATTTCGCTTAGAGGATTTAGACAGGGCGGCTAATGGCGTTGACATTATTTTTCAATCTTCAAACATTCCTTATATAGATTGGAAAGAGAAACTCCCCATCATGATGTCTAATATTCTACAAACCTCTGAGAAGCATTCTACCAAGCTGGCTATCGTGGATAATATATATGCCTACGGACGAAGTTTAGGGGAAAAAGCGAGTGAAAAAACTGAGAAAAATCCGCATACGAAAAAAGGAAATATTCGCCTTCAAGTGGAAAACTTGGTCAAGGAATCAAAGGTTCCTGCTCTAATTGCACATTTCCCTGATTTTTATGGACCTAATGCAGAAAATACGATTCTAAATTATACCCTTTTAAATGTAGTGAAAGATAAAAAGGCAAGCTATGTGGGAAATCAATGCATTCCCAGGGAATTTATCTATACCCTAGACGGTGCGAAGGCCATTGTTAGTTTGTCCCTTCAGGAGAAGGCGTATGGACAAAATTGGAATATACCCGGATATGGCATCATTACTGGAGAAGAAATGATTAAAACGATCAGAGAAATAACGGGGTATCAAAAAGGGGTATCCACTGTTTCAAAGAATATGATTCGATTTATGGGCCTGTTTAATCGTCAGATGCGTGAAGTGGTAGAAATGTTTTACTTGAATGAAGAACCAGTTGTGCTAGATGGAGAAAAGTACGAAAAGCTGATAAGGCCAATTCCACGTACATCATATCGTGAAGGTCTAAGGCAGACGATTGAGTATATGAAACAAAACGCAACTATATAG
- a CDS encoding TetR/AcrR family transcriptional regulator, with the protein MSPRKTVLKELTREMIMEAARDLFVKKGYQHVSMRQIAKELDYSHGALYYHFKNKAELFYALVEDHFSMLDQILDEVMQQGIENKAKLKNIFLRFIEFGLTHQSHYEIMFLIKDEEVRNFINQGPNKSYEKFAQSIFAICDKKISLQDIYSIFLSLHGFVTHYCRHVTTYEEVKDLADSHANFLIKLID; encoded by the coding sequence ATGTCACCACGAAAAACCGTACTAAAAGAACTAACAAGAGAAATGATTATGGAAGCCGCAAGAGATCTTTTTGTGAAAAAAGGCTATCAGCATGTATCGATGCGACAAATAGCAAAAGAATTAGATTATAGTCATGGTGCCCTTTATTATCATTTTAAAAATAAAGCTGAGTTGTTTTATGCATTAGTGGAAGACCATTTCTCCATGCTGGATCAAATATTGGATGAAGTGATGCAGCAGGGCATCGAAAATAAGGCAAAACTAAAGAACATCTTTTTAAGGTTCATAGAATTTGGCCTTACACACCAAAGCCATTATGAAATCATGTTCCTGATAAAGGATGAAGAAGTTCGAAATTTTATCAATCAAGGTCCTAACAAAAGCTATGAGAAATTTGCACAAAGTATTTTCGCTATATGTGATAAAAAAATTTCTCTTCAGGATATATACAGCATTTTTTTATCACTGCATGGATTTGTCACACATTATTGCCGCCATGTTACTACCTATGAGGAAGTAAAGGATCTGGCTGATTCGCATGCGAATTTTTTGATTAAATTGATCGATTAA
- a CDS encoding FusB/FusC family EF-G-binding protein translates to MEPFIRADQYQFIKTQTQILINGHASVNDRNVLSALKSLVSDKVSNLFFTINVEQKLLIEPISEVEDHVKAEEYLAALRPFIIPFKKVTEQTVKKLFPKAKKLKLPSIDDIDLKEISYLGWNDKGTNKKYIIALRENDFIGLHGSFSPASKKGICTLCSKQGQVGLFMSETKGAAMGTFIRRGNYICQDSQKCNENLISMEKLEDFIALLKG, encoded by the coding sequence ATGGAACCTTTTATACGAGCAGACCAGTATCAGTTTATTAAAACACAAACGCAAATTCTCATAAATGGGCATGCTAGCGTAAATGACAGGAATGTGCTCAGCGCACTAAAATCATTGGTAAGTGATAAGGTCTCCAACCTTTTTTTTACTATAAATGTGGAACAAAAACTGTTAATCGAGCCGATTAGCGAGGTGGAGGACCATGTGAAGGCGGAAGAATATTTGGCAGCTTTAAGGCCATTTATCATTCCTTTTAAAAAAGTGACAGAGCAGACGGTGAAAAAACTTTTTCCAAAAGCAAAGAAGTTGAAGCTGCCATCCATTGATGATATCGATTTGAAGGAAATTTCGTATCTTGGCTGGAATGACAAAGGAACGAATAAAAAGTATATCATTGCCCTTCGAGAAAATGATTTCATAGGTCTGCACGGATCGTTTAGCCCTGCAAGTAAAAAGGGGATATGTACTCTTTGCAGCAAGCAAGGGCAAGTTGGTTTATTTATGTCTGAAACGAAAGGTGCTGCCATGGGTACATTCATTCGGAGAGGAAACTATATTTGCCAGGATAGCCAAAAATGCAATGAAAACTTGATATCGATGGAGAAGCTGGAGGACTTTATAGCGCTTCTTAAAGGTTAA